From Elusimicrobiota bacterium:
CCGGCTGACGCCGGAAAGGCCGCCGGTCTGCGGCGCGACGACCTGGACTTCGGGCCCCGCGGCGACGCGGCTGTGCCCGGCCAGGCAGGGCGGACAGCCCAGGCCGAGGACGAGCGCCAGCAATAGCCTCATGCCCCTAAGTATGACTGAAAAGTCCCGTTTCATCCAGGGGGCATCCCCCAAATCCTATAATCACCCTATGGACAAGTGCCCTGACTGCGGGCAGTTCGGATCTATAGACGACATCGCCTTGGCCAGCGGGCCTTTGAGCGAACTGCGGGCCCGAAGGTGCGACGCCTGCGGGCGCTTCTGGGTGAGCTGCGCGGAGATCGACGTCCTGGGCGACGATGGACTCTTCGGCGCCTCGGCTCGGGGCGTGGCGACGCCCACGGAGCGCCGCTGCCGCGCCTGCGGCGGGATGTTGAAGGCCCTGCCCGAGCCGGCGGGCGTCTTCTCCTGCGAGGCCTGCCGGCTCCTCCTCATGGACGAGCGGAGCTACGACGAGCTGGAGCTCGAGAAGCCGGCGTAGGGCGGCCTATTTCTCCGGAGCGCCCGCGAGGCAGGGCTTGGAGAGCTCGGCTTCGTGCTCCTGCAGGCATTGGGCGATGCGGAACCCGTTCATGGGCAAATCCTTGCAGAATTTCTTGAAGTCGGACTGGCAGGCCGCGGCGACGAAGCGCGAGGGCTTGAGGGCCTTGTCGCGCAGGCTCTTGCAGGGGTCCACAAGCTCGGCTTCGTGCTCTTGGAGGCAGTTCAGGATGGCGTCGGCGAAGAGCGGGACGTAGCGGCAAGACTGCTCGATGACGGCCTTGCAGGAGGCGCGCAGGTCGCGCAGCTCCGCGCGGCGTGTCTGGCAGCCTTTGGAGAACTCGGCTTCATGCGAGTCCAGGCACCGCATGCGGATAGCCTGGGGTTGGTTGCCCGTGCAGAAGTTCTCCAGGTCGGACCGGCAGGGGTCGCCATAAAGGACCTGCTTGGGCGGTCTCGGCGGCTGGGGCGGCGCGGGCGGCTGAGCCGCAGGAGCAGGCTGGACTGCGGGCTGGGCCTGGACCGTCTGGGTGGACTGGATCGGAGGCGCCGGCTGCTCCGGCTGGGCCGTCGGGGTCGATGCGGCCACCTGGGCCGGCTGGACCGTCTGGGTGGACTGGCTGGGGGGCGCGGGCTGGTCCGTCTGCGCGGAAGCCGCCGCGGCGAAGAGCCCGGCCATCACGGTTAAGACGTAGGTTGCGGGTCTTTTCATAGGGGTATCATAGCATCTCAATGGTAGTGCGAGTCCTGCTCGCCGGCCCGGATCGCCACCGGCAGGGTGTTCTCCCGGGGCGGGATGGGACAGTTGAAGAATCTGCTGAAAGCGCAGGCCGGGTTGTAGGCCATATTGAAGTCAAGGATGTAAGTCCCGTCCGGGAGTCTTTTCGGCTCCACGTAGCGGCCGACCCGGTAGCTCTCCCGGCCGGTGGTCGCGTCCCGGAAGAGCACGCTCAGCGAGTCCGGCGCGCTGCCGGGCTCGAGCAGGCGGGTCGCGGCCAAGCGGCAGCGGGTCCGGCCGGCCATGAACTCGAACCAGCCCACGCGGGTCGCGCGCCGGTCCGCGCTGTGCGTGGAGCGGATCGCCACGGTCTCGGCCTTCGGGTCGCGGGTGAGCCTGACCGCGTAGCGCAGGGACGGATCGATGGGGAAGTAGCGGATGCCGTGGTAGTCCTTCAACCGCGGGCTTTTCGGATCGAACACGATGATCGCCGGGTAGCCCTGGTGGGAGAGGCGCAGGGTGAAGCGCCCCACGCCCAGCTTCTCGGGCTCCAGCTCCGCCGCGCGGACGGGCTGGGTGCCCTTGCCCACCAGGAAGTCCGCGCCCGGGTCCACCGCCTCGACCCGGAAGCCCTGGTCGCGGGCGGAGACTCTCAGATGGTGCGGCCGCACGGTCGGCCCCGGCAAGCGCACGTCGTTGTCCTGGGCGGAGCCCACGGTCAGTGTTGTCAGCGGCCCGAAGTCCCGGCGCGCCACCGCGGCCAGGTACGAGGTGGGGTCCGACTTGAGCCAGGACCGCGTGTCCTTCCGGTCCTTCAGGATCTCTTGGCGCACCATCGCGGTCGCATCGGCCGGGGGCTGGGCGGATGCGCATGCCGGCAGGAGGGTCCAGGCCGCCAGGAGGAATAACCTCATGGGGCCAGTTTAGCGCGAAACCGGCCTGGTTGACAACCGGGGCCCCGCATCCTATACTCCGTGCATGGACAAGATCATCGCGGCCGTGCTGTTCTCCTGGGCGGGCAGCGCCACCGCCGCCGGGCATACCATGGATGTGCGGGTCTCGAACGGGAAGACCACATTTTCCCAGACGGTGAAGCTCTCCGACGGCCAGCAGGCCAACTTCGTGGGGCCCGTCGCTGGAGGCAAGTCCATGATCTTCAACGCGCTGTTGGTCACGGACCGCGGCCAGGCCGCCCCGTACCACCTCCAGTACCAATTGGAGCTTTCGGGAGGCCAAGGCAGCCAGGCCCCCTCGCTTGAGGTCCAGAGCGCGCTGGACCTGCGGCCGGGGCTCAGCCTGATTACAGCGGAGTGCGGCTCCTGGACCGCGGAGCTCAGCCTCGACGCGCCGGGCACGCTCGGCAAGAAGAAGGCGCCCGCGGCCTGGGACGACGCGGGCCTGGGCAATTACCGCCTTACCGTGGACGTGGTGCGCGGCTCCGCGCAGCAGCGCTGCGCCGTGACCGTCGCGCCGGGCGCGCAGGCCAACGTCATCGACCGCTTCACCCGGGAAGGGAAGAAGCACGGCTTCATCTTCAGCGTCCTGCCGGCGGCCCGGGCCGGCGGCGTCAACCTGCAGTATCAGCTCGAGTACACGCCGGTGGGGATGGAGCCCTTGCAGCTCCAGAATCAGGAGTCCCTGGCGTTCGGCCGGAAGAGCCAGACCCCGGGCCACGGCTACAAGCTCGGGCTCCTGGCCGAGGCCGCGCCGATCGCGCTTGAGGCTCCGGCGCGGACCCCGCCGGCCGATGCGGAAAGCAAGGGCGTGCCGCTGCTGCGCTGAGCCTCAGCGTTCCGGGGCCAAAGGCCGGAACGTCGCCAGGAAGCGTTTCCACTCCTCCAGGCCGCGGGGGCTTTCGAGGTACTCGCGCGAGGCGCTCTGCAGCTTGAGCGCCCAGAAGCCCTTGGAATCGGGCCTCAGCACGAACTCCTCGTAGATGTACTCGGTGACTTCCCCACCCTTCTGGCGGTGGCGCCGCTCCAGGCGCCGCTGGTAACGGGCGCAGTGGCGCTGCGCCACCTCGGTCATCCCGAGCTTGCTCACCGGGCCGCCCAAAGCCTCGGCGTCCTTGAGGAACGCCCCGGTCGTGGCGAAGCGCGCCTGGCGGCCCTCGTGGCGCACCGCGCTGATGCGCGCCAGCCCGTCCGTGAGCACGAAGCCTGTCGTCTCCGCCGTCAAAGGCTTGATGGTCCAATCCTTCGCGAGCTCGCAGTCGAAGAGCTTCTCCACGGTCTGCTTCCTCCAGGGCGAGTCCGGAGCCGCGCCCGCGGCGCAGGCCAGCAGCCCCAGCGCGGCCAGCGCGGCCCTAGCGAAGTTGCTGGGCATGCTGTATGTCCCCTTTGACCAAGGCGTCGAGCCCTTCGGCGTCGATCTGGTCCGGCGTCTCCTGGCTCTTGGGCAGCGGGCTCTTGGCTTCCTCGCCGCGCAGCCTCTCCAGGTCCGCCTGTTCCTCCTGCCGCAGGGTCTGGTACTGCGGGTCGGCTACGGCGCGCTTGAGGAGCTTGGCGAGCTTGCGGCCTTCGGCGGTCTTGAGCTGGGCGAGCTTTCCCTGCACCTGCTTGATGGCCTCGTTGGCCTCCTTGATGTCATGCGGATAGGTCTTGATCTTCGCTTCGGTGAGGGCTTTGAGCTCCTTGAGGCCACCGCAGTAGTCCTGCTCGGTGTGCGCCTCGCAGAAATGCTTGATGCGCTTGAGGATCAGGGGCTGGCGCTTCTGGCCGACCTTGAGGTCCTGGAGGTAGGTCCTCAGGGCCTTGAGCCGGCTTTGGTAGGCGGCCGCCGGGGCCGCCATCTCCGAGACGTCCAGGCTCACGGCATAGCCCGGGTTCCAGAGCTTCATGCGCTCGCGGTAGTCGTCGGCGTCGGCGAGCATGTCCCGGGCGTCCTCGGTGTCCACGTTGGCCTTGCCCCGGTGGGTCTGCGCGGCCACCAGTTGGCCTTTGAGCCGGGCGTCGTACTCGTCGCCGAGGTCCGCGTCGAAGACCTTGGCGTATTGCGGCAGCGTGCGCTGGACGCGCGCCGAGCGCCAGAGATGGGTCATCTCGTGGGCGGCCGTGCCCACCGTGTTGTCGATGGCCGACTGGCGGCTGCTGAACTTGGTGAGCGCCCGGTTGATATAGAGGGTGTGGTCTTCAGTATCCGCTTCGCCGTACACGCCGCCCTGGATGTCCTCGATGTCGCCCTTGCGCACGATCTGGGTGCCGGGATAGTCCTTGATGGTGACCTTGAAGGCGAGCTTGCCGGCCTGGCCTTCAGTCACGAGGCCGCTCAGTATGGCGCGGCCTTCGGAACAGTCCTGCATGCGGTCGACCAACGCCTGGACGAAGGCCTGCTCGTCCTTGGAGAGCTTGGGGTCTGCGGCGACGAAGCCGCCCAAGGCCACCTTGGGCGCCGGCGCGGGCTTGGCCGCGGGGAGCTGCGCCAGCTGCTGCGTCGGTCCAGGCCCGGCCTCCAGGGCCGGCCTTGCGGCGGCGCCGGTGTAGAGCCCTTCGAGCGTGCCTGCGCCCAGTCCCGAGGCATGGAGCTTTTGCAGCCCCTCCGCGCCTGTGCTCTGGTAGCGTGCCTTCTGCTCCGGGCCGCCGGCCGGGGGGGATGTCTTCGCGGTCCGGAAGGCGCGCAGGTGGTCGCGGCCGGGGATGCCGCGGCCGCATTCCTGGGCCACGAGTCTTTCGTCGAGGCCCTGGAATTCATCCGTGCAGGCGCCGACGAATTCAGCCTGGACTCGGCTCAGGAAGTCGGCCGGGTCCAGGCCGTCGGCGCAGGCCTTGGCCCAGGACTCGGGCTGGAGTCCCCAGGTCTGCGCGGCTTGGGGCGGGAGGGGGGGACAATCGGCAGCTGAACCGGAGACGACGGGGAGGGCGCACCAAAGCGCCAAAGACAGGACGGCCGTGCCGCGGGAGCGGGGTTTCATCGGGGTCTCCCTGTCGCAAGTGTAGCCCCGGCCGCGCCGTTTCGCAAGGGGTCCGGTCACTCGACTTTACCCACTTTTTTAGACCACAAACAGCGGGTACCATGCCGTCCTGCCATTTCGACGAGCGAAGCGAGTCGAAATCCCGCGCACGCAGCGCGGAAGAGATTGTTTCTTGGACACTGTGTCCGGACATAGTCGTCGGGCGCTGACCTCCGGTCAGCGCGGGTTTGGCGGCTGCGCCGCCAAACCTCCGAATCGGGAAGTGGGTGAGGTCGTGGTCCGGTCAGGCCGTCTGCGAGACGCCCGCGTCGAGCACGCCGCCCGAGCGCCGGTCCGAACGTCTCAGGAGCCAGGCGAACACTAGGCCCGCGACGCCCAGGCAGGAGAACATCACCATGCTGGCCTTGTAGTCGTGCGTCATGTCGCGCAGTCTGCCGTTGAGCCAGGGGAAGAACGCCAAGCCTATGTTCTGCAGCATGGTCATGAGGCCGAAGGCCGTGCCCACCCGGTCTTTCTCGACCACTAAGGGCACGGCCGGCCACAGGGCGGCCGGGACCAGCACGAAGGCGGCGCCCAGCAGGAGCATCGCGACGACCGGCGGGGTTTGGGTGAAGCCCAGGAGCAGGTAGCAGGGGATCATGAGCACCGAGCCCGCGATCAGCAGGCGGGAGCGCTGGCCATGGCGGTCCACGTAGCTGCCCACGAAGGGGGCCAGCACCATGGAGGCGAAGATGATGATCGAGGAGTTCCCCGGCGCGGTGGAGAACATGTGCCGGAAGTCGGAGAACACGGCGGCGAGGAAGCTGCCGCCTTCGTCCATGGTCAGGGGAAGGCCCCATTTCTCGTGGAAGAAGTCGGTGGACAAGGCCGTGAACGGGAAGACCGCCGAGTAGAAGGTGAAGCAGAGCAGGATGACCCAGAGATAGGAGGTCCCGAAGCGCTTGAGATCGGCCAGGACAATCTTGTCCGAGCCGCCTTCCTCCTTCTTGAGCCCCAGGGCGCTTTCCCCGTGCTTGTCCATCCAGCAGTAGACCAGGTTCGCCAGGAGGCTCAGGACGCAGAAGCCCGCGGCCGCCCACAGCGCGCCCTGCCAGCCGAAGCGGCTGGCGATGAGGGATTCCGAGTTGAAGCTGAAGAGCGTGCCCAGGCGCGAGATCGTGATGGTCACGCCGAAGGACATGGCCAGCTCGCGGTCGCGGAACCAGCGCGCGCAGATGGCGTTCTGGGCCACGGTGAGCGACTCCGAGCCCGCGCCGAAGATAAAGCGGCCGATGCAGGCGACCGTGACCGTGGGCGCGACCGCCACGATGCAGGCGCCGACCGCGATGAGCGCCGAGAAGAGCAGGCTCGCCCAGCGCGTGCCGATGCGGTCGGTGAGCATGCCGCCCAGGACCACGGAGAGTATCCCGGCGATGCTGTAGATCGTGTAAAGCCAGCCGATGGCCTCGCGGTCGGTGTGCCAGGCCTGCATGAGGGTCGGGGCCAGCGCGCCGATGCTGTCGTAGGCGAAGTAGCTGCCGTAGGTCAGCAGGCCCGCGATGAACAGGACCGTCAGGCGGAAGGGCAGCCGCGAGGGGTGGAAGAAGCCCATCGGCTCAGGGCGCCAGCCGGCCCAAGGCGTCGAGGTCGACGGAGTCCATGGCCGCGCGCAGGAGCTTCTGGTCCACGTTCTGGCCATTGACCCTGACCGCGAAGCGCTGGGCCGCGACGATCTGGAACGAGCCGCTGCGCGACTGCCGGTCGTACTGCTCCATGCCTGGGCAGGACTTGTAGGTGACCGCGCTCTGGCCCGGCATGGAGCCGGCCGCGTTCCAGGCCATGGAGAGCAGGCTGCTGTAGCTCCCCGCGTCGATGATCTGGATCGTGACCGCGCCGCCGTCCGCGGTCCGATAAGTGCCCTCGGCCGCGGCCATCTCCATGGCGCCGAGCCTCTGCTTGCCGCTGTTGGCTCCGGCGCGCGCCAGGCCCGCGGCCTGGGCGGGCAGGAGGGCCTGGAGGCCCTGCGCGGCGACGGCCTTGACGCTGCTGTCGGCGCCGAGAGTCCCCAGAGCCGCGCTCATCGCCTGCATGGCTTGGGCCGGGGTGGGGGGCTGGCCCGGGGCCGCGCCGGCCGCCGCGCCTTGGGCCTGCAACTGCGCCAGCTGGCTCATGACCTGCTGCTGGAGGGCGGCGGGCGAGCCGGGCGGGAGCCGCAACGCCGGCTGGAACTGCCCGGCGGTCTGGCTGGCCTCTATGAGCGATTTCATGGCGCGCGCCTGAGGGGCCATGCGGCGCAGCTTCCACACGGCGAAAGTCGAGCCGAGCAGGGCCAGCAGGACCAGGCCGCCCAGGATCAGGACCGCGATGGTCGCTTTGTGCTTCTCCACCTCATGGACTTCGGTCGAGGCCGGCAGGAAGAGATAGATCCCGTAGAGAGACACCGGTATGGCCAGCCAGAGGCCTACGACCGGCAGGGACTGGACCACCGCTTGGACCGGCATGAGGGCGGCCATGAAGGCGACGCAGCGGAAGGAGGTCTCGAAACCCTGCTTGGAGCCCAGGAGCATCCAGATGACGTGGGCGATCCCGGCTGCGATGACGGACGCGATCGGGACCGCGATCAGCGCGCCGAAGGCCGAGAGGAGCCCGGCGAAGAGCGCGGCCGTCGCCGCCGACATCCCCGATCCGAAAAGTCCGAAGGCGAGGCCCAGGACGAGACGCAAGAGCGAGTTGACCGCGGCCATGACGAGGAGGAAGACCAGAGGCTCCTTCCAGCCGCCGCTCCTGGGCATGGTCCGGAAGAAGCCCGTGGGATCGAGCAAGACGGAGCGCGCCCTGGGCAGCAGGCCCTGCGCCGGGGCCGGCTGGGCGGGCGCGGGCCGGGCCGGGGCCGGGCTCTGCGCCGGGGCGGCGGCGGCCGCAGCCGCGGCCGCCGGGAAGATCTCCGCGAAGGTCTTCGGGGAGGAGCGCCGCATGGGGGGAGCGGTGGCGGGGATCTCCGGCTGGGGCGTGGTGGCCAAGCGCGCGGCTTCCTCGACGTCGGCGGGGGACGCCCCCGCCTTCAGGAGCGCGGCCTTGAGCGCGTCCAGGGGATACTTGTCCTTGTTGGCGCGGATGTAGTCCACGCAGCGCGGGTCGACCATAGGGATCTCCTTGGCTTGGGCAGCTTGACCATTTTACACAATATGGTCCTGGTCCGGAATGGCCCTGCCCTGGGCTTGCCCGGACAGGCCGTATCTGTCCGGGCAAGCCGCGCGCGCCCTTTTCCTCGTGCGCGCGCAAGGCGATATGCGGAACCTGGAGTTGGCGGCGATACGGCCCCTCTCGCGGAGCTGACCGCTTGATTCGGGACTGGTTGAATCCGGGTGGCAATGGATTTCATTTCTCGACGATGGATTTGCAACCTTACAGCAAGAATATGGGTACTCGAAATCCTTGACAGTACTGGACTAGGTCGTGATAGAATGCCAGTGTCGTTGACTTCATGTGCGCCGGGAGCATGGGGTTCATCTGAAAACGCCGAATACCTCTTCGCCGAGGCCTTCTGTAGAAACAGCTCCGCTTTGCGGGGCGCGCTCAAGTACATCCAGGCCAAGATACTCAACACCGCGCAGACCGCGGCCGTGGACTTCGGCGTCCTGAGCCCCAGCTATCTCGACAAGCGGCTCGACCTGGCTTTGACCGTGACCAACTTGGGCGGCACGCTCAAGCACGACCAGTCGGCGGAGAACCTGCCCTTGACCTTCAAGGCCGGGGCGGCCTTCAAGCTGACCCAGCGCTGGCTGGCCAGCCTGGACCTGAGCCTGCCCAGGGGCGACGAAGCCTATACCGCGGTCGGGACAGAGTACGTGTTCCCGGTCAAGGAGAGCTGGAGCGTCGCGGGCCGGCTGGGTTTCGACTCGCGGACCATGGGAGACGTCACTGGAGTCTCGGGCATATCCGTGGGCGCGGGCTTTGCCTCCAAGGCCCTGAGCCTGGACTACGCCTTCGTCCCTTACGGCGGGTTGGGCATTACGAACAGGTTCTCGGTCTCGGCGCGTTTCTAAGAAACGGAAAGAGGCCAGCCAGACGGGATCTGCCGGCCGGACACTGCGTTTCCGGCCGGTGGCGGGCGAGCAAAGCTCGCCCGCTCGAAAAGACGCTGATGGCGGGAATCAACTGAAACGCCCGCCCCAGAGCTGCGTAAGGAACTCCTGCCAGGGGAGGATCCGTATGCCGTCTGCGACGCGGGCGGTTTTCTCTCCCGAAACCAGGACATAATGCTTGAGGCCGCCTTCTTCGCGCAGGGCCTGCAAGCCCCTGAGGTCCTGCGGCGACACCGTCTTGCCGGCCTTCACCTCGACGGCGGTCGCGTCTCCCAGGATGAAGTCGACCTCGAAGCCGGAGGTCGACCGCCAATAGCGGACCTCGCCGGCCCCGCGATAGCCGGCGTAGGTCAAGAGCTCATGGTATAAGAAGTGCTCGAACGCCTCCCCGAACTCGGGGGAGCCTGGATTGATGCGCCCGCGATGCTGGAGCACCCGGGCCACGCCGGGATCGAAGAGGTAGAACTTCGAGGTGGTGATGGGCTTGCGGCGCAGGGACTTGCGCCACGCCGGGACTTCGTGCGCGAGCAAGGTGTCCTTCAGGATGTGGAAGTACTCCTGCACGGTGCTGCGCGCCACCTGGGCGTCGTTGGCGATGTTGGCGAAATTGACCATCTTGCCGTTGCACAGAGCGGCCACTTCCAGGAACCGGCTGAAGGCCGGGATGTTGCGGGTCAATCCCTCGGCGGCGATCTCCTCTTTGAGGTAGGTCCCCACGTAGGTCTTGAGATCCTCATCCGGATCGTCCGACAGGTAGATGGACGGCAGCAGGCCATGGTTGACGGCGCGCTCGAGATCGAAGGACTTCCCCAGCTCGGAGAAGCTGAGCGGGTGGAGCTGCCTGATCCTGGCCCGCCCTCCCAGCAGATTGACGCCGCCCCGGCGCAGCTTGCGGGCGCTGGAGCCGGTCAAGAGGAATCGGATGCCGCGCTCCTCGATGAGCAGATGGACTTCGTCGAGCAGGGAGGGGAGTTTTTGGACCTCGTCGATGACGACCAGGGAGTCCTGCGCCGTGCACTCTTCGCGTATGATGCTGTGGGAGCGGCTCAGGCGCAGGAAGGTGTCGTTGTCCAGCAGGTTGTAGGTCCGGATGCCCTTGAGGGTGTGCCGTATGAGCCAAGTCTTGCCCGTCTGCCTGGGACCGAAAAGGAAGCAGGACTTCTTCTTGAGCTCGGCTTGGATATCGAGACCGCGGATTACGTTCGTGAGCATGAATGGCGCCTGTGATCCTGGCGATTATGATAATAAACGCCGCCATACATGTCAATTATAATGTCGGCGGACGCGGGTCAAGGGGTCGTCCAGGCCGCATATTCAGCGCACGGCCGAGCCCCCCGACCCTCGGCCATATTGATATAATCCCCCGATGGAAAAGCCTCAAACCCCGGCCGCAGAGTCCCAAGGAGCCGAGCCCGAGACGGACTCCGAGGAAAGGACGCTGCGGGAGTCCACGCTCCATCCCGAGCGCATCCCCTACCGGGGGCCGGTCTTCCATTTCTTCTGGCCCTTCACCCGCTACATCGTGACCAGCCTTTCGGCGGTGGCTGCGGTGTTCTTCTTCAAGGTCCTCAACCGGACCATCGTCATCGGCAAGGAGAACGTGGGCGTGGAGCAGAACACGCTGCTCCTGCCCAACCATCAGAGCATGATCGACGGCTTCCTGGTGGGCGCGATGGTCTTCTTCCCGAGGAGCCTTCTCAAGCCCGAGCTCTTCCCATGGCTGCCGGCCGCATGGGAGAACTTCTTCGAGAACCCCGTCATGCGCTGGTTCTCCGACAACTGGCGCTGCATCCCGGTCAAGAAGGGGCGCAAGGACGTGGGCGCCATGCTGCGCATGGAGGCCTGCCTGCGCGACGGCATCATGATCGTGTTCCCGGAGGGGACCCGCACCCGCGACGGGAAGCTCCTGCCGCCGCGCTCGGGCATAGGCTACGTGATGCTCAAGACCCGGCCCAAGGCCATCCCGGTGTGCATGGACGGCATGAGCGGGCTCCAGCCCATCGGGCATTTCTGGCCGCGCGTGTTCCGAACCATCCTGATCTGCTACGGCAAGCCCGTGGACCTCGCGGAGTTCTATTCCCGGCCGGTCGGCCGGGAGGCGGCTCAGGACGCCATCGAGAAGGTGTTCGCCGAGGTCGGCCGCCTGCAGAAGGTCCTGGCCCGCTACCGGCGCGTCCGGCGCCGCCGGCTCGCCAAGCTGCCCTGGTTCTGCCGTCTTTACAAGCCCTGACCGGTCCTAGGGGTTCCCCCTATAAACGTTAGTAGGCCGTAGAGCCCAGTGCGGTTGGGCCATTTAACACCCTCCCGTTGGGACCCCCGGCCCATGATGGGTCCCTGGGCCTCTGTTACCATGATGCCAGGCACAGGAGGACAGCATCATGGACTGCCGCAATAACGAGATTGTCCGCAAGCACGGCGCCAAGGCCCTTTCTGCCTGGTCCGCGCGCCGTGTGACCACCAGCCTTTTTTTCGAGTCCGACAGCCGCAGCTACCTCTGGGTGACGGACCGCAGCGGCCGTTGCCTAGCCCGGAGATAAGAGCCCCGAGCGACCCATGAAGAACGCGCTGCCCGCCGTCCTGAAGCCGACCGCCCTCGCGGCGGTCCTGGTCTTCGGGGCGACGAGGGGAGCGGCCGCCAACGCCAGCATATCCGACGATTTTACGGCAATGAGCGGCTGGCTGAGCAGCCAGCTCGCCCAAGGTTTGGCTTTCAACGCGGGCGAGACCTTCGACCCGCCGCACGAGCTCAAGAGCCGCCGGGTCCAGCCGGACCTGAGCGTCGGTATCGGCAACATGCCTCTCAACCAGAAGAAATTCCCGCAGACTTCGGCCCTCACCCTCAACGGCGTCGACGCCGCGGGCTTCTTCCCGTCCTCCGTGCTCTTCCCCAACCTGTCCATGCACCTGCGCGCCGGCCTGCCCGGCCGCATGGACATGTCGGTCCGCTTCGACGACATGACCACCCCCTCCGGCTACCGCCTCTCGCCCACCATGACGGGCAAGGGCCAGAGCAACTCCATCGGGCTCGGCCTGCGCAAGCACTTCTTCGGCGGAGAGGGCCGGCCGATGCTGAGTCTGG
This genomic window contains:
- a CDS encoding DUF1684 domain-containing protein, yielding MRLFLLAAWTLLPACASAQPPADATAMVRQEILKDRKDTRSWLKSDPTSYLAAVARRDFGPLTTLTVGSAQDNDVRLPGPTVRPHHLRVSARDQGFRVEAVDPGADFLVGKGTQPVRAAELEPEKLGVGRFTLRLSHQGYPAIIVFDPKSPRLKDYHGIRYFPIDPSLRYAVRLTRDPKAETVAIRSTHSADRRATRVGWFEFMAGRTRCRLAATRLLEPGSAPDSLSVLFRDATTGRESYRVGRYVEPKRLPDGTYILDFNMAYNPACAFSRFFNCPIPPRENTLPVAIRAGEQDSHYH
- a CDS encoding MFS transporter; amino-acid sequence: MGFFHPSRLPFRLTVLFIAGLLTYGSYFAYDSIGALAPTLMQAWHTDREAIGWLYTIYSIAGILSVVLGGMLTDRIGTRWASLLFSALIAVGACIVAVAPTVTVACIGRFIFGAGSESLTVAQNAICARWFRDRELAMSFGVTITISRLGTLFSFNSESLIASRFGWQGALWAAAGFCVLSLLANLVYCWMDKHGESALGLKKEEGGSDKIVLADLKRFGTSYLWVILLCFTFYSAVFPFTALSTDFFHEKWGLPLTMDEGGSFLAAVFSDFRHMFSTAPGNSSIIIFASMVLAPFVGSYVDRHGQRSRLLIAGSVLMIPCYLLLGFTQTPPVVAMLLLGAAFVLVPAALWPAVPLVVEKDRVGTAFGLMTMLQNIGLAFFPWLNGRLRDMTHDYKASMVMFSCLGVAGLVFAWLLRRSDRRSGGVLDAGVSQTA
- a CDS encoding YIP1 family protein, which produces MVDPRCVDYIRANKDKYPLDALKAALLKAGASPADVEEAARLATTPQPEIPATAPPMRRSSPKTFAEIFPAAAAAAAAAPAQSPAPARPAPAQPAPAQGLLPRARSVLLDPTGFFRTMPRSGGWKEPLVFLLVMAAVNSLLRLVLGLAFGLFGSGMSAATAALFAGLLSAFGALIAVPIASVIAAGIAHVIWMLLGSKQGFETSFRCVAFMAALMPVQAVVQSLPVVGLWLAIPVSLYGIYLFLPASTEVHEVEKHKATIAVLILGGLVLLALLGSTFAVWKLRRMAPQARAMKSLIEASQTAGQFQPALRLPPGSPAALQQQVMSQLAQLQAQGAAAGAAPGQPPTPAQAMQAMSAALGTLGADSSVKAVAAQGLQALLPAQAAGLARAGANSGKQRLGAMEMAAAEGTYRTADGGAVTIQIIDAGSYSSLLSMAWNAAGSMPGQSAVTYKSCPGMEQYDRQSRSGSFQIVAAQRFAVRVNGQNVDQKLLRAAMDSVDLDALGRLAP
- a CDS encoding ATP-binding protein; the protein is MLTNVIRGLDIQAELKKKSCFLFGPRQTGKTWLIRHTLKGIRTYNLLDNDTFLRLSRSHSIIREECTAQDSLVVIDEVQKLPSLLDEVHLLIEERGIRFLLTGSSARKLRRGGVNLLGGRARIRQLHPLSFSELGKSFDLERAVNHGLLPSIYLSDDPDEDLKTYVGTYLKEEIAAEGLTRNIPAFSRFLEVAALCNGKMVNFANIANDAQVARSTVQEYFHILKDTLLAHEVPAWRKSLRRKPITTSKFYLFDPGVARVLQHRGRINPGSPEFGEAFEHFLYHELLTYAGYRGAGEVRYWRSTSGFEVDFILGDATAVEVKAGKTVSPQDLRGLQALREEGGLKHYVLVSGEKTARVADGIRILPWQEFLTQLWGGRFS
- a CDS encoding lysophospholipid acyltransferase family protein, coding for MEKPQTPAAESQGAEPETDSEERTLRESTLHPERIPYRGPVFHFFWPFTRYIVTSLSAVAAVFFFKVLNRTIVIGKENVGVEQNTLLLPNHQSMIDGFLVGAMVFFPRSLLKPELFPWLPAAWENFFENPVMRWFSDNWRCIPVKKGRKDVGAMLRMEACLRDGIMIVFPEGTRTRDGKLLPPRSGIGYVMLKTRPKAIPVCMDGMSGLQPIGHFWPRVFRTILICYGKPVDLAEFYSRPVGREAAQDAIEKVFAEVGRLQKVLARYRRVRRRRLAKLPWFCRLYKP